A genomic segment from Phragmites australis chromosome 6, lpPhrAust1.1, whole genome shotgun sequence encodes:
- the LOC133921529 gene encoding mitochondrial import inner membrane translocase subunit Tim13-like, producing the protein MDSFSSPSLSSPGNPNPEAIMEQIKAQLAQAYAQELLETVGNKCFEKCVTKPGSSLSGSESSCISRCVDRYLEATGIVSRALFSSQR; encoded by the exons ATGGACTCCTTCTCGTCGCCGTCGCTTTCGTCGCCCGGGAACCCCAACCCGGAGGCGATCATGGAACAGATCAAGGCGCAGCTCGCACAGGCTTACGCGCAGGAACTTCTTGAG ACTGTCGGGAACAAgtgctttgagaagtgtgtgaCCAAGCCAGGATCAAGCTTGAGCGGGAGCGAGAGCAGCTGCATATCGCGTTGTGTTGACCGTTACCTCGAGGCGACTGGTATTGTCAGCCGGGCTTTGTTCAGTTCCCAGCGCTAG
- the LOC133921527 gene encoding protein TRANSPARENT TESTA GLABRA 1-like, translated as MDHPKPRSTAASAAAASPDTLNPHAFTCELPHSIYALAFSPAAPVLASGSFLEDLHNRVSLLSFDPVRPSAASFRALPALSFDHPYPPTKLQFNPRAAGPPLLASSSDALRLWHTPLDDLSAAAAAPELRSVLDNRKASASELCAPLTSFDWNEIEPRRIGTASIDTTCTIWDIDRGVVETQLIAHDKAVHDIAWGEAGVFASVSADGSVRVFDLRDKEHSTIVYESPRPDTPLLRLAWNRFDLRYMAALLMDSSAVVVLDIRAPGVPVAELHRHRACANAVAWAPQATRHLCSAGDDGQALIWELPETAAAVPAEGIDPVLVYDAGAEINQLQWAAAHPDWIAIAFENKVQLLRV; from the coding sequence ATGGACCATCCGAAGCCACGGTCCACGGccgcctcggcggcggcggcgtcgccggACACGCTGAACCCGCACGCCTTCACCTGCGAGCTCCCGCACTCGATCTACGCGCTCGCCTTCTCACCGGCCGCGCCCGTCCTCGCGTCCGGCAGCTTCCTCGAGGACCTCCACAACCgcgtctccctcctctccttcgACCCCGTCCGCCCCTCGGCCGCCTCCTTCCGCGCCCTCCCCGCGCTCTCCTTCGACCACCCCTACCCGCCCACCAAGCTCCAGTTCAACCCCCGCGCCGCCGGGCCGCCCCTCCTCGCATCCTCCTCCGACGCGCTCCGCCTCTGGCACACCCCGCTCGACgacctctccgccgccgccgccgcgcccgagCTCCGCTCCGTCCTCGACAACCGCAAGGCCTCCGCCTCCGAGTTGTGCGCGCCCCTCACCTCCTTCGACTGGAACGAGATCGAGCCCCGCCGCATCGGGACCGCCTCCATCGACACCACCTGCACCATCTGGGACATCGACCGCGGCGTCGTCGAGACGCAGCTCATCGCGCACGACAAGGCCGTGCACGATATCGCCTGGGGCGAGGCCGGGGTCTTCGCCTCCGTCTCGGCCGACGGCTCCGTCCGCGTCTTCGACCTCCGGGACAAAGAGCACTCCACCATCGTCTACGAGAGCCCTCGCCCGGACACGCCGCTCCTCAGGCTGGCATGGAACCGCTTTGACCTCCGCTACATGGCCGCGCTGCTCATGGACAGCAGCGCTGTCGTCGTGCTCGACATACGCGCGCCCGGTGTGCCGGTGGCCGAGCTGCACAGGCACCGTGCTTGCGCCAATGCGGTCGCGTGGGCGCCACAGGCCACCAGGCACCTCTGCTCCGCTGGAGACGACGGGCAGGCATTGATCTGGGAGCTACCCGAGACAGCGGCGGCTGTGCCTGCTGAGGGGATTGATCCTGTGCTAGTGTATGACGCAGGAGCAGAGATAAACCAGCTGCAGTGGGCGGCCGCCCACCCGGATTGGATAGCCATCGCCTTTGAGAACAAGGTCCAGCTTCTCAGGGTCTGA